A window from Acipenser ruthenus chromosome 36, fAciRut3.2 maternal haplotype, whole genome shotgun sequence encodes these proteins:
- the LOC117970870 gene encoding neurogenic locus notch homolog protein 2-like, giving the protein MGSYRLWIFLGILSLSRGCKGFKCQDNYKPCENGGTCVENQSRCVCRSNFIGELCQFQDPCHRSPCLNGARCKSSVVDGAVQYTCTCQRGYRGQDCSLVDACATNPCANGARCSNWNNRYNCSCAPGFQGKNCRNDVDECKTSSVCLNGGTCLNTPGSFRCQCQPGFSGRGCEIASMPCAPSQCLNGGTCRQTGDLTYQCACLPGFEGHNCERNIDDCPGHKCMNGGTCVDGVNTYNCQCAPEWTGQFCTEDVNECHLQPNACHNGGTCFNTIGRHTCVCVNGWTGEDCSENIDDCATAVCFNGATCHDRVASFFCECPVGKTGLLCHLEDACVSNPCNEGAVCDTNPLNGRAICTCPPGFTGGACNQDVDECSIGANPCEHFGKCVNTEGSFQCQCGKGYMGPRCEIDINECLSMPCQNDATCLDRIGEFTCICMPGFMGTYCEVDIDECESNPCVNDGQCKDVVNGFVCTCLPGFTGSMCQIDIDECASTPCQNGAKCFDRPNGYECHCAEGFEGTVCERNSNNCDPDPCHHGSCVDGIASFTCVCESGYTGYRCENQVNECHSNPCQNGGKCMDLVNKYLCHCHPGTSGTNCEINYDDCASNPCDYGICQDGINRYDCICKPGFMGPLCNVEIDECNSNPCRNGGTCVDEENGFRCQCPEGFHDLLCYSEVDECSSSPCVHGTCHDDVNGYKCDCEPGWVGMNCDLNRNECHPNPCLHGGTCTDQVNGYTCKCKEGFRGNLCQTNINDCASNPCLNKGTCVDGVASYTCLCDLPYTGRDCTDVLAPCSPNPCENGGVCEHSLDYESFVCTCAPGWQGQRCNIDINECATSPCKNRGTCANTLGGFTCTCRPGFTGVNCETDTNDCAPNPCLNGGSCVDGVNSFKCTCMPGFTGTRCGVEINECHSNPCRNGGTCTDYVNSYTCTCKLGFAGIHCELNIPDCTESSCFNGGTCFDEINGYTCHCRAGFTGSNCQFEINECDSQPCLNGGVCLDGLESYRCTCPLGFTGSRCQNMVDWCSRSPCKNGGRCRQKDSVYTCECPSGWTGRYCDIPSLSCEAAASQRGLGIDQLCRYGGHCVNAGSTHYCRCSKGYTGSYCESEINQCEQNPCRNGATCRSYVGGHICECMSGYSGASCETEVNECQSHPCQNGGTCIDLVGHYICSCPPGTLGVLCEINEDDCSPSSGSRAPKCMNNGTCVDKVGGYRCNCPPGFTGERCEGDINECHSNPCNPSNTLDCIQLPNDYQCVCKPGFNGRRCQSTINMCESQPCQNGGKCSGTVNSALGYSCMCQLNYVGPNCERSLLSCREMSCYNGGTCVNTQLGARCNCAPGFAGPDCQLRENASCASQPCRNGGTCRKDATFPFFQCLCRHGFNGKRCEQSLTRMLLPLPTPEPSCPLAECRGKADDGVCDRECNTHTCQWDGGDCSLTAHPWKKCEAQQCWKVFNNSLCDEACNTPECLYDNFDCKKKERACSPIYEQYCIDHYADGSCDQGCNSEECGWDGLDCAGGVAKNLAEGVLIITVLLPPQELRRTSTDFLQKLSFILHTTLRFRQDENGEDMIYPFYRSQSRIQKRELEQEIIGSIVNLEIDNRLCVTGSDPSKCFPTAENAADYLGALSAVERLRFPYPLKEVRGERIEPPVDPELNKLLPLVVVAAVILLVILILGVLVARRKREHSTLWFPEGFFLKKETSSNKNRREPVGQDALGMKNMPKTVEQSLLSDHTEQWLDTDCPEAKRLKVEEPGTASDNEDAVDSRQWTQHHLAAADIRMPPSMALTPPQGEFDNNCMDVNVRGPDGFTPLMLASFCGGGLEAEVVEEEDADDSSANIISDLIYQGASLAAQTDRTGESALHLAARYARADAAKRLLDAGADANAQENTGRTPLHAAVAADAQGVFQILIRNRATDLDARMYDGSTALILAARLAVEGMVEDLIACHADVNAVDEIGKSALHWAAAVNNVEATLALLKNGANKDMQDLKEETPLFLAAREGSCEAAKILLDHFANREITDHMDRLPRDIAQDRMHHDIVQLLDEYNTVRSPQGHGMQGHHMAGGHTLSPLMCPPGAFMPGLKQTGQGKKSRRPSAKGAGQQHASLVREAKESAKARNKKLSLDCQGSLMESSVTLSPVDSLDSPRGGYVTNPASPAMPSAGIFHQASSMSVPTTPVVRGLLDGPFAVSLARLSDIGELPGPGQNAAILSMNSMQPRVSMSSVNVGTGQPNYVLNAGQLGLNLGMVSPVSVPFDWHTRIPTSQCNQQVINLVHPIQTQAGMHQQHQQAVLQQQQQQQQQLILQHQQRMFHGSQVLVQQHSPVKMQTVAEQQKQMNQAQQQQQQQQQQMQTLVNQQKLARLGSATPPDAQPPPPPPPSQTPTQQQQPQPQNVSQAPQFFKQMSNPPVEDYPTPPSQHSYASTHDATPKHYLHLQNEHPYLTPSPESPEQWSSPSPHSMSDWSDSTPSPAVVGPAHTQLPHMQELSTKVQVFA; this is encoded by the exons GTGTCGATCGAACTTCATCGGAGAACTCTGCCAGTTTCAGGACCCGTGCCACAGGTCCCCCTGTCTGAACGGAGCGCGTTGCAAAAGCTCAGTGGTGGACGGAGCCGTGCAATACACGTGTACATGCCAGCGTGGATACAGAG GGCAAGACTGCTCCCTGGTTGACGCCTGTGCCACCAACCCCTGCGCCAACGGTGCCCGCTGCTCCAACTGGAACAACCGCTACAACTGCTCCTGCGCGCCCGGCTTCCAGGGCAAGAACTGCCGCAACGACGTGGATGAGTGCAAGACCTCCAGCGTGTGTCTGAATGGGGGCACCTGCCTCAACACCCCGGGGTCCTTCCGGTGCCAGTGCCAGCCGGGCTTCTCGGGACGGGGGTGCGAGATCGCCTCCATGCCGTGCGCTCCCTCGCAGTGTCTGAACGGGGGCACCTGCCGCCAAACCGGAGACCTGACTTACCAGTGCGCCTGCCTGCCAG GGTTCGAAGGTCACAACTGTGAGAGAAACATTGACGACTGTCCGGGACACAAGTGCATGAACGGAGGGACATGTGTGGATGGAGTGAACACTTACAACTGCCAGTGCGCACCTGAGTGGACAG GCCAGTTCTGCACCGAAGACGTCAACGAGTGCCACCTGCAGCCCAACGCGTGTCACAACGGGGGCACCTGCTTCAACACCATCGGCCGGCACACCTGCGTCTGCGTGAACGGCTGGACCGGGGAGGACTGCAGCGAGAACATCGATGACTGCGCCACGGCCGTGTGCTTCAATGGGGCCACCTGCCACGACCGCGTGGCCTCCTTCTTCTGCGAGTGTCCGGTTGGGAAAACAG gtctGCTCTGCCACTTGGAGGACGCCTGCGTCAGTAACCCCTGCAACGAGGGCGCGGTGTGCGACACCAACCCCCTCAACGGCCGTGCCATCTGCACCTGCCCCCCTGGCTTCACCGGGGGAGCCTGCAACCAGGACGTGGACGAGTGCTCCATCG GGGCGAACCCGTGCGAACACTTTGGGAAGTGTGTGAACACCGAGGGCTCATTTCAGTGCCAGTGTGGGAAGGGGTACATGGGACCCCGCTGCGAGATCGACATCAACGAGTGCCTGTCCATGCCCTGCCAGAACGATGCCACCTGTCTCGATCGCATCGGGGAATTCACCTGTATCTGCATGCCAG GGTTCATGGGAACGTACTGCGAAGTGGATATCGACGAGTGCGAGAGTAACCCGTGTGTCAACGACGGGCAGTGCAAGGATGTCGTCAATGGATTTGTCTGCACCTGTCTGCCAG GTTTTACAGGCTCAATGTGTCAGATTGACATCGACGAATGTGCCAGCACACCGTGTCAGAACGGTGCCAAGTGTTTCGACAGACCCAACGGGTATGAATGCCACTGTGCTGAAG GTTTTGAGGGCACTGTTTGCGAGAGGAACAGTAATAACTGTGATCCGGACCCGTGCCACCACGGCTCCTGCGTGGACGGCATCGCCAGCTTCACGTGTGTCTGCGAGTCAGGCTACACGGGCTACCGCTGCGAGAACCAGGTGAACGAGTGTCACAGCAACCCCTGCCAGAACGGGGGCAAGTGCATGGACCTGGTCAACAAGTACCTCTGCCACTGTCATCCCGGGACGTCGG GCACTAACTGTGAGATTAATTATGACGACTGTGCCAGCAACCCTTGTGATTATGGCATCTGCCAAGATGGAATTAACCGCTATGACTGTATCTGCAAGCCTGGCTTCATGG GCCCCCTGTGCAACGTAGAGATTGACGAGTGCAACTCGAACCCCTGTCGCAACGGTGGCACCTGCGTGGACGAGGAGAACGGCTTCCGCTGCCAGTGTCCAGAGGGCTTCCACGACCTGCTGTGCTACTCCGAGGTAGACGAGTGCAGCAGCAGCCCCTGCGTCCACGGGACCTGCCACGACGACGTTAACGG GTATAAGTGTGACTGTGAGCCGGGCTGGGTGGGGATGAACTGTGACCTCAACAGGAACGAGTGCCACCCGAACCCCTGTCTGCACGGAGGCACCTGCACGGACCAGGTCAACGGCTACACCTGCAAGTGTAAAGAGGGCTTCAGAG GGAATTTGTGTCAAACCAACATCAATGACTGTGCCTCGAACCCCTGCCTGAATAAAGGGACCTGCGTTGACGGCGTCGCCAGTTACACCTGTCTGTGTGACCTGCCCTATACTG GTCGCGACTGCACGGACGTGCTGGCCCCCTGCTCCCCCAACCCCTGTGAGAACGGAGGGGTCTGTGAACACAGCCTAGACTACGAGAGCTTTGTGTGCACCTGTGCTCCGGGCTGGCAAG GTCAGAGGTGTAACATAGATATCAATGAGTGCGCCACGAGCCCGTGTAAGAATCGGGGTACCTGCGCCAACACCCTCGGGGGGTTCACCTGTACCTGCCGACCTGGCTTCACCGGGGTCAACTGTGAGACTGACACCAACGACTGCGCCCCTA ACCCGTGTCTGAATGGTGGCAGCTGCGTGGACGGAGTCAACTCCTTCAAGTGCACCTGCATGCCGGGCTTCACGGGCACCCGCTGTGGCGTGGAGATCAACGAGTGCCACAGCAACCCTTGCCGCAACGGGGGCACCTGCACAGACTACGTCAACAGCTACACCTGTACCTGCAAGCTGGGCTTCGCTGGCATACACTGTGAGCTCAACATCCCTGACTGCACTGAGAG ttccTGTTTTAACGGAGGGACCTGCTTCGACGAGATCAACGGATACACCTGCCACTGCCGGGCCGGCTTCACGGGCTCAAACTGCCAGTTCGAGATCAACGAGTGTGACTCCCAGCCCTGCTTGAATGGGGGAGTGTGTCTGGATGGGTTAGAGTCCTACCGCTGCACCTGCCCACTAGGATTCACCGGCTCACGCTGTCAG AACATGGTTGATTGGTGCAGCAGGTCACCTTGTAAGAACGGAGGACGCTGTCGACAGAAGGACTCTGTTTACACATGCGAGTGTCCAAGCGGCTGGACGGGCCGATACTGTGACATCCCGAGCCTCTCCTGTGAGGCAGCTGCGTCCCAGAGAG GTTTGGGAATTGACCAGCTTTGCCGCTATGGGGGTCACTGTGTGAACGCAGGCAGCACGCATTACTGCCGCTGTTCGAAAGGATATACTGGCAGCTACTGCGAAAGTGAGATCAACCAGTGTGAGCAGAACCCCTGCCgcaacggcgccacctgcaggaGCTACGTGGGAGGACACATTTGTGAA TGCATGTCAGGCTACTCTGGTGCCAGCTGTGAAACTGAAGTGAATGAGTGCCAGTCTCACCCTTGTCAGAACGGGGGCACCTGCATCGACCTGGTTGGACACTATATCTGTTCCTGCCCCCCCGGGACGCTGG GAGTGCTGTGTGAGATCAACGAAGACGACTGCTCCCCCAGCTCGGGCAGCCGAGCCCCCAAGTGCATGAACAACGGGACGTGCGTGGACAAGGTCGGGGGATACAGGTGCAACTGTCCACCGGGGTTCACTGGAGAACGCTGCGAGGGGGACATCAATGAGTGCCACTCGAACCCATGCAATCCCTCCAATACCCTGGACTGCATTCAACTGCCCAACGACTACCAGTGTGTCTGCAAGCCTGGCTTTAATG GACGAAGATGCCAGAGTACCATCAACATGTGTGAGTCTCAGCCCTGTCAGAACGGAGGAAAATGTTCAGGAACAGTCAACTCCGCGCTGGGATACAGCTGCATGTGTCAGCTG AACTACGTGGGGCCTAACTGCGAGAGGAGCCTGCTGTCATGCCGGGAGATGTCCTGCTACAACGGAGGGACCTGCGTGAACACGCAGCTGGGCGCCCGCTGTAACTGCGCCCCAGGCTTTGCCGGGCCCGACTGCCAACTACGGGAGAACGCCAGCTGTGCTAGCCAGCCTTGCCGCAACGGGGGCACCTGTCGAAAGGACGCCACCTTCCCCTTCTTCCAGTGCCTGTGCCGTCACGGATTCAACGGCAAAAGGTGCGAGCAGAGTCTCACACGCATGCTCCTGCCCCTGCCCACGCCTGAGCCCTCCTGCCCGCTGGCGGAGTGCCGGGGCAAAGCCGACGATGGTGTCTGCGACAGGGAGTGCAACACGCATACCTGCCAGTGGGACGGGGGAGACTGCTCGCTCACTGCGCACCCCTGGAAGAAGTGCGAGGCGCAGCAGTGCTGGAAGGTGTTTAACAACAGCCTGTGTGACGAGGCGTGCAACACCCCTGAGTGTCTCTACGACAACTTCGACTGCAAGAAGAAAGAGAGGGCCTGCAG CCCGATCTACGAGCAGTACTGCATTGACCACTACGCGGACGGGAGCTGCGATCAGGGCTGTAACAGCGAGGAGTGTGGCTGGGATGGGCTGGACTGCGCGGGGGGCGTGGCCAAAAACCTGGCGGAGGGCGTGCTGATCATCACCGTGCTGCTCCCGCCCCAGGAGCTGCGCCGAACCAGCACAGACTTCCTACAGAAACTCAGCTTCATCCTCCACACCACCCTGCGCTTCCGCCAGGACGAGAACGGAGAGGACATGATCTACCCCTTCTACCGGAGCCAGTCCCGCAtccagaagagggagctggagCAGGAGATCATCGG CTCCATTGTAAACCTGGAGATTGACAATCGCCTCTGTGTCACCGGCTCTGACCCATCCAAGTGCTTCCCCACTGCGGAAAATGCGGCCGATTATCTGGGAGCGTTATCTGCCGTGGAAAGACTGCGCTTTCCCTATCCCCTCAAAGAAGTCCGGG gtGAGAGGATTGAACCACCAGTCGATCCCGAGTTGAATAAGCTcctccccctggtggtggttGCCGCGGTGATTCTCCTGGTGATTCTCATCCTGGGCGTCCTGGTTGCTAGGCGCAAGCGGGAGCACAGCACCCTGTGGTTTCCGGAAGGGTTCTTCCTGAAGAAGGAGACCAGCAGCAACAAGAACCGCAGGGAGCCGGTCGGACAGGACGCCTTAGGGATGAA gaaCATGCCAAAGACTGTGGAGCAGAGTTTGCTTTCCGATCACACCGAACAGTGGCTGGACACTGACTGTCCTGAAGCCAAGAGACTGAAG GTGGAGGAGCCGGGGACCGCTTCGGATAACGAGGACGCAGTGGACTCTCGGCAGTGGACGCAGCACCACCTGGCCGCGGCCGACATCCGCATGCCCCCCTCCATGGCGCTCACACCCCCCCAGGGGGAGTTTGACAACAACTGCATGGACGTCAACGTCAGAGGACCCG ACGGATTCACGCCGCTTATGCTGGCCTCTTTCTGCGGCGGTGGGCTGGAGGCTGAGGTCGTGGAGGAGGAAGACGCAGACGATTCTTCAGCCAACATAATCTCGGACCTCATCTACCAGGGCGCCAGCCTGGCGGCCCAGACCGACCGGACCGGAGAGTCGGCCCTGCACCTGGCTGCCCGCTACGCCCGCGCTGACGCCGCCAAACGCCTGCTGGACGCCGGAGCTGACGCCAACGCCCAAGAGAACACGGGCCGGACACCGCTTCACGCTGCCGTGGCTGCAGACGCACAGGGAGTCTTCCAG ATCTTGATCAGAAACAGAGCCACGGATCTGGACGCCAGGATGTACGACGGCTCGACAGCTCTTATCCTCGCAGCCCGTCTGGCTGTGGAGGGCATGGTGGAGGACCTCATTGCGTGCCACGCCGACGTCAACGCTGTCGATGAAATAG GTAAATCCGCCTTGCATTGGGCCGCGGCCGTGAACAACGTGGAAGCAACTCTTGCGCTTTTGAAGAACGGAGCAAACAAGGATATGCAGGACCTCAAG GAGGAGACTCCTCTGTTCCTGGCCGCTCGGGAAGGCAGTTGCGAAGCTGCCAAGATCCTGCTGGACCACTTTGCCAACCGGGAGATCACGGACCACATGGACCGCCTCCCCAGAGACATCGCGCAGGACAGGATGCACCACGACATCGTGCAGCTGCTGGACGAGTACAACACCGTGCGCAGCCCCCAAGGCCACGGGATGCAGGGGCACCACATGGCAGGAGGCCACACCCTGTCCCCGCTCATGTGCCCGCCCGGCGCGTTCATGCCAGGCCTCAAACAGACGGGGCAAGGGAAGAAGTCGAGGCGACCGAGCGCCAAGGGGGCAGGCCAGCAGCATGCCAGCCTGGTGCGAGAAGCCAAGGAGTCTGCCAAAGCCAGGAACAAGAAGCTGTCGCTGGACTGCCAGGGATCGCTGATGGAGAGTTCGGTCACCCTCTCGCCCGTCGACTCGCTGGATTCTCCTCGCGGGGGCTACGTGACGAACCCGGCTTCACCGGCCATGCCGTCGGCGGGGATCTTCCACCAGGCTTCGTCCATGTCGGTTCCTACCACCCCGGTGGTGCGCGGCCTCCTGGACGGGCCCTTTGCCGTCTCCCTGGCGAGGCTGAGCGATATCGGAGAGCTGCCGGGTCCAGGTCAGAACGCAGCCATCCTGTCGATGAATTCCATGCAGCCACGTGTCTCCATGTCCTCGGTCAACGTCGGCACGGGGCAGCCCAACTACGTCCTGAATGCCGGCCAGCTGGGGCTGAACCTGGGTATGGTGAGCCCGGTGAGCGTGCCTTTCGACTGGCACACCCGCATCCCCACATCCCAGTGCAACCAGCAGGTCATCAACCTGGTGCACCCCATCCAGACCCAGGCTGGCATGCATCAGCAGCATCAGCAAGCTgttctccagcagcagcagcagcagcagcagcagctgattctCCAACACCAGCAACGTATGTTCCACGGATCTCAAGTCCTGGTTCAGCAGCACAGCCCGGTCAAAATGCAAACGGTGGCCGAACAGCAAAAGCAGATGAACCaagcccagcagcagcagcagcagcagcagcagcaaatgcAAACCTTGGTCAACCAGCAGAAATTGGCCCGGCTTGGTTCAGCCACCCCACCAGATGctcagcctcctcctcctcctcctccttctcaaactccgactcagcagcagcagccacagcCACAGAACGTGTCCCAAGCCCCGCAGTTCTTCAAGCAAATGAGCAACCCACCCGTGGAGGATTACCCGACCCCGCCTTCCCAGCACAGCTACGCCTCGACCCACGACGCCACACCCAAGCATTACCTCCATCTGCAGAACGAGCACCCCTACCTGACGCCCTCCCCCGAGTCCCCCGAGCAGTGGTCCAGCCCTTCTCCTCATTCCATGTCTGACTGGTCAGACTCCACCCCTAGCCCAGCTGTCGTTGGTCCAGCCCACACCCAGCTCCCCCACATGCAGGAACTGAGCACCAAGGTGCAGGTTTTCGCATAA